In Salvelinus alpinus chromosome 20, SLU_Salpinus.1, whole genome shotgun sequence, a genomic segment contains:
- the LOC139546546 gene encoding zinc finger protein 654-like isoform X3 — protein sequence MLFFGKEEFLEAPLRDILASFQACHRRLLRHRNVYLLQVRQIIKDGGPWERPALQAILKDTALTQTEVEKYLSSEKPVFFELRVRYLQSCERVQEAMALAKCCLEHPEVWRHLFFHQAYLTCLYKASLHQHLHEEMAEIDGRDAVEIICNAESQEKDELLLSLCKAFLSQQLHNGDMYYIWDLVFLWSRLYLRAHPSKQGFLSECRQLMVFAINASAIFPFIKVITAEMGSEGVPLCVELCATALQTDLQSDPVTRCLLCKTIAFLLPRDLEVCRLCALLVFCLERSMEAYKTMYLLYTYPDEEPHPQHTHVRTNIRFYILQVLKEGLFFDPEFWNLLTLRTHCLELMTDKAMRDALNELKEEEELEQVEEEWIPSYWMEEETCRIHTDASHLQPHTNTALESSDTVGQEPEEGLNGDAPESQTEDFPVRRRRRRRRKRRWRRRRNCRSDIEYADDPDIKYSLIHNLSSESSTKLPANRQREYLARHVKNKILKRRSRKPRWLLLEMTRQTENMSPGGMREKRREGMRGEGKRQGEEGKERGHEKEDKREMRQGRESKRPYRRTISGMELSFPENEVPVDQEVVESHLEPSVRIKQQHSESEKYVNMGQPNGVYGERPFKYKPESDVETSVVEPSAGGPSAVEPLEVEPLEVEPLDVEPLEVEPLDMEPLEVEPLDVEPLDVEPLEVEPLELEPLEVEPLEVEPLDVEPLEVEPLEVEPLEVEPLEVEPLEVEPSGVKVLEGPSEQTDPELDGPALEMEECPLKLFHIYAKLSKGTAAKELLSRESEFTVTEAGSDSNTQGEETEPGKAPVRSKHLRFHCSHCQKLFKGGNVVRHTLAHLKLRKTRLSCVFCGKHFQRYNRAKEHVLEHIEELRTSTANIKAKPAVNGETYSSKNINQASENEAKPVENLTEPSTPTDQPPKPKRVKAKPVVSKQSRIIQNLRNLIRKTQKCKMDTDNLKSVEVTDEQVTVKDKVVIVREVVPGKESEGGEEEGKQKQYHLCPSEGCDSIFMKIGPSLLRHAVTYHREDAAVLDKTFQWGKGKCQICQRLLLVIEHYRDHMKLHDAPLKHACLHTNCGQRFKTAQELKDHIDTHRPLQAPCGYSGCREIFFTLPSLHDHEWRHYTQPQSKDELEQGATTELSPEGEAPWKQRAKGQDVTVHGWRGQRETPTPKSRRSNPHEKCLHCNRYLWNHQHFLEHMKIHDAPLKQVCLHLNCGQRFSRTHLLWEHMDTHLPFQAPCGYSGCGLIFSRLPSLHDHEWRHYIQGQPNDEPTEEQSATKEEGQTPESDTNGNDYDGPVETPGTVHGAVTTPPNHCTLKLINGHDEKDKKDKAPKTAVPATTTTSPTPPSQTTTSTHPHPRIFQNITEPMTMRDVDNIVSLAQVVPGGEEPVIAEHKTFKLEDPSFLPLAKAPLIRPPPSTYLTEAALSMRKRRKPSEVTSCGPGKKSKAAVKRSVVGKKEMVAEEEAPQRQRCSKCFSSFTSTEELEKHLSQNTCSFLFSFDSDDDSE from the exons ATGTTGTTCTTCGGGAAAGAGGAGTTCCTAGAGGCCCCCCTGAGGGACATATTAGCCTCTTTTCAG GCCTGCCATCGCCGCCTGCTGAGACACAGGAACGTGTACCTGCTGCAGGTGAGGCAGATCATCAAAGATGGCGGTCCCTGGGAGAGACCTGCTCTGCAAGCCATCCTGAAAGACACAGCCCTCACACAGACAGAAG TGGAGAAGTATTTGAGCTCAGAGAAGCCAGTGTTCTTTGAGCTGCGTGTGCGGTACCTGCAGTCCTGTGAGCGCGTGCAGGAGGCCATGGCCCTGGCTAAGTGCTGCCTGGAGCACCCAGAGGTGTGGAGGCACCTGTTCTTCCACCAGGCCTACCTCACCTGCCTGTACAAGGCCTCACTACACCAACACCTGCACGAGGAG ATGGCTGAGATAGATGGCAGAGACGCAGTAGAGATAATCTGTAATGCAGAGAGCCAGGAGAAAGATGAGCTGCTGCTGTCTCTGTGCAAAGCCTTCCTCAGCCAACAGCTACACAACGGAGACATGTACTACATCTG GGATCTGGTGTTCTTGTGGAGCAGACTGTACCTCAGGGCCCATCCCTCTAAGCAGGGATTTCTGTCTGAGTGTCGCCAGCTGATGGTCTTCGCCATCAACGCCAGCGCCATCTTCCCCTTCATCAAAGTCATCACAGCAGAG ATGGGTAGTGAGGGAGTGCCGTTGTGTGTGGAGCTTTGTGCTACAGCGTTACAGACAGACCTCCAGTCTGACCCTGTAACACGCTGTCTGCTGTGTAAGACCATCGCCTTCCTGCTCCCCAGGGACCTGGAGGTATGTCGCCTCTGTGCCCTGCTGGTGTTCTGCCTGGAACgtagcatggaggcctacaagaCCATGTATCTGCTCTACACATACCCCGATGAGGAGCCACACCCCCAGCACACCCATGTCAGAACCAACATCCGCTTCTATATCCTACAG GTGCTGAAGGAAGGTCTGTTCTTTGACCCAGAGTTCTGGAATCTGCTGACCCTGAGAACCCACTGTCTGGAGCTGATGACTGACAAGGCCATGAGGGATGCTCTCAATGAGCTGAAGGAAGAAGAGGAGTTGGAGCAGGTGGAGGAGGAGTGGATACCAAGCTactggatggaggaggagacatgcAGGATACACACAGACGCCTCCCACCTCCAACCACACACTAACACAGCACTGGAGAGCTCTGACACTGTAGGTCAGGAACCTGAAGAGGGATTGAATGGGGATGCTCCTGAGTCACAGACAGAGGACTTccctgtgaggaggaggaggaggaggaggaggaagaggaggtggaggaggagaagaaactgTAGGTCAGATATTGAGTATGCTGACGACCCAGACATTAAGTACTCCCTCATTCACAATCTCAGTTCTGAAAGCTCCACCAAGCTACCGGCCAATCGGCAGAGAGAATACCTGGCCAGACATGTGAAGAACAAGATCCTGAAGAGACGCAGCAGGAAACCAAGATGGCTGCTCCTGGAGATGACCAGACAGACGGAGAACATGTCCCCAGGGGGAATGAGGGAGAAGCGACgggagggaatgagaggagagggtaagagacagggagaggaggggaaagagagggggcatgAAAAGGAGgataagagagagatgaggcagggAAGGGAGAGTAAGAGACCTTACCGTCGGACTATATCTGGCATGGAGCTGTCCTTCCCTGAAAATGAAGTGCCTGTTGACCAGGAAGTGGTAGAGAGTCATCTAGAACCCAGTGTTCGTATTAAACAACAGCACAGTGAGTCTGAGAAATATGTTAACATGGGACAGCCTAATGGTGTATATGGTGAGAGACCGTTTAAGTATAAACCAGAGTCAGACGTAGAGACTTCGGTGGTGGAGCCTTCGGCAGGGGGGCCTTCGGCGGTGGAGCCTTTAGAAGTAGAGCCTTTAGAAGTAGAGCCTTTAGACGTGGAGCCTTTAGAAGTAGAGCCTTTAGACATGGAGCCTTTAGAAGTAGAGCCTTTAGACGTGGAGCCTTTAGACGTGGAGCCTTTAGAAGTAGAGCCTTTAGAATTAGAGCCTTTAGAAGTAGAGCCTTTAGAAGTAGAGCCTTTAGACGTGGAGCCTTTAGAAGTAGAGCCTTTAGAAGTAGAGCCTTTAGAAGTAGAGCCTTTAGAAGTAGAGCCTTTAGAAGTAGAGCCTTCAGGTGTGAAGGTTTTAGAAGGTCCCAGTGAGCAGACTGACCCAGAGTTGGATGGTCCAGCCTTGGAGATGGAGGAGTGTCCACTGAAACTGTTCCACATCTACGCCAAACTTTCCAAAGGGACAGCTGCTAAGGAACTACTTTCTAGAGAAAGTGAATTCACAGTGACAGAGGCGGGATCAGACTCAAACACTCAG GGTGAAGAGACTGAGCCAGGCAAGGCTCCAGTACGCTCCAAACACCTGCGCTTCCACTGCAGCCACTGCCAGAAACTCTTCAAGGGAGGCAACGTGGTGAGACACACCCTGGCCCACCTGAAGCTGAGAAAGACCAGGCTCAGCTGTGTCTTCTGCGGTAAACACTTCCAAAGGTACAACCGTGCCAAGGAACACGTTCTAGAGCACATAGAGGAACTGAGAACTTCCACAGCCAACATTAAGGCCAAACCCGCTGTCAATGGGGAGACATATTCCTCAAAGAATATTAATCAAGCCTCAGAGAACGAAGCGAAACCCGTTGAGAACTTGACCGAGCCCTCGACTCCGACGGACCAGCCTCCTAAACCCAAACGTGTTAAAGCCAAGCCGGTGGTGAGTAAGCAGAGTAGAATCATCCAGAACCTGAGAAACCTGATCAGAAAGACCCAGAAGTGTAAAATGGACACGGACAACCTGAAGTCTGTGGAAGTGACTGATGAACAGGTGACTGTGAAAGACAAAGTGGTGATCGTGAGAGAGGTGGTGCCtgggaaggagagcgagggaggagaggaggaggggaagcagAAGCAGTACCACCTGTGTCCTTCAGAGGGCTGTGACAGCATCTTTATGAAGATCGGCCCATCGCTGCTGAGACACGCTGTCACCTACCACAGGGAGGACGCAGCCGTCCTGGACAAGACCTTCCAGTGGGGGAAGGGGAAGTGCCAGATCTGCCAGAG GCTCTTGTTGGTGATTGAGCACTACAGAGACCACATGAAGCTTCACGATGCTCCTCTAAAACATGCGTGTCTCCACACGAACTGTGGCCAACGCTTCAAGACTGCCCAGGAGCTCAAAGACCACATAGACACCCACCGCCCTCTCCAGGCCCCCTGTGGGTACTCCGGCTGTAGGGAGATCTTCtttaccctcccctctctccacgaCCACGAGTGGAGGCACTATACCCAGCCCCAGTCTAAAGACGAGCTGGAGCAGGGCGCTACCACAGAGCTGAGCCCTGAGGGCGAGGCCCCCTGGAAACAGAGGGCGAAGGGCCAAGATGTGACAGTGCACGGGTGGAGGGGGCAGAGGGAAACGCCTACTCCCAAAAGCAGGCGCTCTAATCCTCATGAGAAGTGCCTTCACTGTAACAG GTACCTGTGGAACCACCAGCACTTCCTAGAACACATGAAGATCCATGATGCTCCTCTGAAACAGGTGTGTCTCCACCTGAACTGTGGCCAGCGCTTCTCCAGAACCCACTTACTCTGGGAGCACATGGATACGCACCTGCCTTTCCAGGCCCCCTGTGGGTACTCCGGCTGTGGGCTGATCTTCTCccgcctcccctctctccatgacCACGAGTGGAGGCATTACATCCAGGGCCAGCCTAATGACGAGCCGACAGAGGAGCAGAGCGCTACCAAAGAGGAGGGGCAGACTCCGGAGTCAGACACCAACGGTAACGACTATGACGGCCCAGTGGAGACTCCAGGCACTGTTCATGGTGCTGTCACCACACCTCCTAATCATTGCACACTGAAACTCATCAATGGCCATGATGAAAAGGATAAGAAAGACAAAGCCCCCAAGACAGCCGTCCCTGCCACCACTACCACCTCTCCCACACCCCCATCCCAAACCACCACATCCACACACCCCCATCCCAGAATCTTCCAAAACATCACTGAGCCAATGACTATGAGGGACGTGGACAATATCGTCAGTTTGGCTCAGGTGGTGCCTGGCGGAGAGGAACCAGTAATCGCGGAACACAAGACCTTCAAACTAGAGGATCCTTCCTTCCTACCACTGGCCAAAGCTCCCCTCATCCGCCCGCCCCCCTCTACATACCTGACCGAGGCAGCCCTCAGCATGCGCAAGCGCAGGAAGCCCAGCGAGGTCACTTCCTGCGGGCCTGGCAAAAAGAGTAAGGCTGCGGTAAAGAGGAGTGTGGTGGGGAAGAAGGAGATGGTGGCTGAGGAGGAGGCCCCTCAAAGACAGCGCTGCTCCAAGTGTTTCTCCTCCTTCACTAGCACCGAGGAACTGGAGAAACACCTTTCCCAAAATACCTGCTCCTTCCTCTTCAGCTTCGACTCCGATGACGACAGTGAGTAG